The following coding sequences are from one Musa acuminata AAA Group cultivar baxijiao chromosome BXJ2-4, Cavendish_Baxijiao_AAA, whole genome shotgun sequence window:
- the LOC135609492 gene encoding protein NAR1-like isoform X2: MSDKFSPALRLADLNDFIAPSQDCIVSLKAVKSKHGKAESQEKERYISQPSQTEAVKISLKDCLACSGCITSAETIMLEKQSLDEFLAHIKSGDTVIVSISPQSRASLAAYIDISPSQVLRKLTTFFKSLGVKAVYDTSCSRDLSLIESCNEFISRYQQQCGENLPILSSACPGWICYAEKTLGSYILPYISSVKSPQQTIGAIIKHHIVQKLGLNRPDNVYHVTVMPCYDKKLEAARDEFSFSVDEGENGHANSVMKIPEVDSVLTSGEVLDLIQSKSVDFKALKEAPLDSMLSNVDDGGHLYGVSGGSGGFAETVFRHAAKKLFGVEIQGPLEFRNIRNSDFREVALEVDGKTVLKFAQCYGFRNLQNIVRKIKIGRCDYHFVEVMACPSGCLNGGGQIKPKNGQSAKDLIQLLETLYMQDVEVADPFDNPIVKRLYDEWLGQPGSEKARKYLHTEYHPLVKSTASQLQNW, translated from the exons ATGTCGGATAAGTTCTCGCCGGCGCTGCGGCTCGCGGATCTCAACGATTTCATAGCGCCGTCACAGGACTGCATCGTCTCGCTCAAAGCCGTGAAGTCCAAGCACGGCAAAGCAGAG AGCCAGGAGAAAGAAAGATATATTAGTCAACCATCACAAACTGAAGCTGTTAAAATTTCACTTAAGGACTGTTTGGCATGCAG TGGTTGCATAACTTCAGCAGAGACCATTATGCTTGAGAAGCAAAGTCTGGATGAGTTTTTGGCTCACATCAAGTCTGGGGATACTGTTATCGTTTCCATCTCTCCCCAATCAAGAGCATCATTAGCTGCTTATATTGATATCTCTCCGTCCCAG GTTCTCAGGAAACTAACCACATTCTTTAAATCTTTGGGAGTCAAAGCTGTTTATGATACTAGTTGTAGTCGAGATTTGTCACTCATTGAGTCATGTAATGAGTTTATATCACGGTACCAGCAACAATGTGGAGAAAATCTCCCCATTCTTTCTTCTGCATGTCCAG GTTGGATTTGCTATGCTGAAAAAACACTTGGATCATACATCTTACCATATATTTCATCTGTGAAGAGTCCCCAACAAACTATTGGAGCTATTATCAAGCATCACATTGTGCAAAAACTGGGTCTTAA TAGGCCAGACAATGTCTATCATGTCACTGTGATGCCTTGTTATGACAAAAAGCTTGAAGCTGCGAGGGATGAATTTTCCTTTTCAGTAGATGAGGGAGAAAATGGGCATGCCAACTCGGTTATGAAGATACCAGAGGTAGATTCAGTTTTGACATCTGGAGAAGTTTTAGACTTGATACAG TCAAAGTCTGTTGATTTCAAGGCTTTGAAAGAAGCTCCTCTAGATAGCAT GTTGAGCAATGTTGACGATGGAGGGCATCTTTATGGGGTCTCAGGTGGTTCTGGAGGATTCGCAGAAACAGTTTTTCGCCATGCTGCTAAAAAACTTTTTGGGGTAGAAATTCAAGGACCACTTGAATTTAGAAATATCCGCAATTCAGATTTTCGGGAAGTGGCACTAGAA GTGGATGGTAAAACAGTTTTGAAATTTGCACAGTGTTATGGATTCCGAAATCTGCAGAACATTGTAAGGAAGATTAAAATTGGGAGGTGTGATTATCATTTTGTAGAAGTTATGGCGTGTCCATCAG GCTGCTTAAATGGCGGTGGTCAAATAAAACCAAAGAACGGTCAATCTGCAAAAGATCTTATTCAACTATTAGAAACTTTGTATATGCAAGAT GTAGAAGTTGCAGACCCATTTGATAATCCAATTGTGAAGAGATTGTATGATGAGTGGCTTGGACAACCTGGTTCAGAGAAGGCAAGAAAGTATTTGCACACTGAATACCATCCGTTGGTGAAAAGTACTGCTTCTCAGCTGCAGAATTGGTGA
- the LOC135609492 gene encoding protein NAR1-like isoform X1, whose protein sequence is MSDKFSPALRLADLNDFIAPSQDCIVSLKAVKSKHGKAESQEKERYISQPSQTEAVKISLKDCLACSGCITSAETIMLEKQSLDEFLAHIKSGDTVIVSISPQSRASLAAYIDISPSQVLRKLTTFFKSLGVKAVYDTSCSRDLSLIESCNEFISRYQQQCGENLPILSSACPGWICYAEKTLGSYILPYISSVKSPQQTIGAIIKHHIVQKLGLKPDNVYHVTVMPCYDKKLEAARDEFSFSVDEGENGHANSVMKIPEVDSVLTSGEVLDLIQSKSVDFKALKEAPLDSMLSNVDDGGHLYGVSGGSGGFAETVFRHAAKKLFGVEIQGPLEFRNIRNSDFREVALEVDGKTVLKFAQCYGFRNLQNIVRKIKIGRCDYHFVEVMACPSGCLNGGGQIKPKNGQSAKDLIQLLETLYMQDVEVADPFDNPIVKRLYDEWLGQPGSEKARKYLHTEYHPLVKSTASQLQNW, encoded by the exons ATGTCGGATAAGTTCTCGCCGGCGCTGCGGCTCGCGGATCTCAACGATTTCATAGCGCCGTCACAGGACTGCATCGTCTCGCTCAAAGCCGTGAAGTCCAAGCACGGCAAAGCAGAG AGCCAGGAGAAAGAAAGATATATTAGTCAACCATCACAAACTGAAGCTGTTAAAATTTCACTTAAGGACTGTTTGGCATGCAG TGGTTGCATAACTTCAGCAGAGACCATTATGCTTGAGAAGCAAAGTCTGGATGAGTTTTTGGCTCACATCAAGTCTGGGGATACTGTTATCGTTTCCATCTCTCCCCAATCAAGAGCATCATTAGCTGCTTATATTGATATCTCTCCGTCCCAG GTTCTCAGGAAACTAACCACATTCTTTAAATCTTTGGGAGTCAAAGCTGTTTATGATACTAGTTGTAGTCGAGATTTGTCACTCATTGAGTCATGTAATGAGTTTATATCACGGTACCAGCAACAATGTGGAGAAAATCTCCCCATTCTTTCTTCTGCATGTCCAG GTTGGATTTGCTATGCTGAAAAAACACTTGGATCATACATCTTACCATATATTTCATCTGTGAAGAGTCCCCAACAAACTATTGGAGCTATTATCAAGCATCACATTGTGCAAAAACTGGGTCTTAA GCCAGACAATGTCTATCATGTCACTGTGATGCCTTGTTATGACAAAAAGCTTGAAGCTGCGAGGGATGAATTTTCCTTTTCAGTAGATGAGGGAGAAAATGGGCATGCCAACTCGGTTATGAAGATACCAGAGGTAGATTCAGTTTTGACATCTGGAGAAGTTTTAGACTTGATACAG TCAAAGTCTGTTGATTTCAAGGCTTTGAAAGAAGCTCCTCTAGATAGCAT GTTGAGCAATGTTGACGATGGAGGGCATCTTTATGGGGTCTCAGGTGGTTCTGGAGGATTCGCAGAAACAGTTTTTCGCCATGCTGCTAAAAAACTTTTTGGGGTAGAAATTCAAGGACCACTTGAATTTAGAAATATCCGCAATTCAGATTTTCGGGAAGTGGCACTAGAA GTGGATGGTAAAACAGTTTTGAAATTTGCACAGTGTTATGGATTCCGAAATCTGCAGAACATTGTAAGGAAGATTAAAATTGGGAGGTGTGATTATCATTTTGTAGAAGTTATGGCGTGTCCATCAG GCTGCTTAAATGGCGGTGGTCAAATAAAACCAAAGAACGGTCAATCTGCAAAAGATCTTATTCAACTATTAGAAACTTTGTATATGCAAGAT GTAGAAGTTGCAGACCCATTTGATAATCCAATTGTGAAGAGATTGTATGATGAGTGGCTTGGACAACCTGGTTCAGAGAAGGCAAGAAAGTATTTGCACACTGAATACCATCCGTTGGTGAAAAGTACTGCTTCTCAGCTGCAGAATTGGTGA